A genome region from Arenibacter algicola includes the following:
- a CDS encoding lipopolysaccharide biosynthesis protein — MGIVLKQSLNNTLITYSGFAIGALNLLFLYTRFLSDEYFGLVNVILSASSVLMPILAFGIPNTLVKYYSGFQERNGKDGFLTLMVFLPLTYCTFGAISYLANETIGNFLSKENPIVKGYVWHIFIIGVAMAYFEVFYAWAKVQMKSVFGNFMKEVFSRIVISVLLLMVYWDVISVLTFLNAMVGMYILRTLIMQAYALRSLRLKLNFSFPANTREILTYSTLIILGGSAAIVLLEVDKVMINQFIEIKNVAYYSVAGYIATVIAVPSRSMHNITYPLTAEILHKKDITALKTLYQKSSLTLFIVSGLIFILIVLNLNDLYNLLPESYRSGYVIVFIIGFARVYDALLGNNNAIMYNSDFYRALLLMGVALAILTILLNLWLIPKYGLDGAAIASFMAFFIYNSIKLGFVKWKFGIQPITKETLRLYFFCWHYRPFFTLYPFLSTLCSTLP; from the coding sequence ATGGGAATAGTCTTAAAACAATCATTGAACAATACTTTGATTACCTATAGTGGCTTTGCCATAGGGGCATTGAACCTCCTTTTTCTATATACACGGTTTTTATCGGATGAATATTTTGGCTTGGTCAATGTAATACTGTCAGCATCTTCCGTTTTAATGCCGATATTGGCATTTGGGATTCCAAATACCTTGGTCAAGTATTATTCAGGTTTTCAGGAACGCAATGGGAAGGATGGTTTTTTGACCCTAATGGTATTCTTACCGCTAACTTATTGTACCTTTGGGGCTATTTCCTACTTGGCCAATGAGACCATTGGTAATTTTTTATCCAAGGAGAACCCAATAGTAAAGGGGTATGTGTGGCATATTTTCATTATTGGTGTGGCAATGGCCTATTTTGAGGTGTTTTATGCTTGGGCCAAGGTGCAGATGAAGTCGGTTTTTGGGAATTTCATGAAGGAGGTATTTAGCAGAATAGTGATATCAGTGCTACTTTTAATGGTTTATTGGGACGTGATTTCCGTACTTACGTTTCTCAATGCCATGGTTGGGATGTATATCCTTAGAACCCTTATAATGCAGGCCTATGCCTTAAGATCGCTTCGTTTAAAGCTGAATTTTAGTTTTCCTGCCAACACCCGCGAAATTCTTACTTATAGTACCCTGATTATTTTGGGTGGATCTGCCGCAATAGTTTTGTTAGAGGTAGACAAGGTAATGATCAATCAATTTATAGAAATTAAAAATGTAGCCTATTACAGTGTTGCCGGGTATATTGCAACCGTCATTGCCGTTCCATCCAGGTCCATGCACAACATTACCTATCCCTTAACTGCGGAAATACTTCATAAAAAGGATATCACGGCTCTTAAAACATTATATCAAAAGAGCTCGCTCACCTTATTTATAGTATCCGGGCTCATCTTTATTTTGATTGTTTTAAATCTAAATGACCTCTACAATTTGTTGCCCGAATCCTATCGTAGTGGGTATGTAATTGTTTTCATTATTGGGTTTGCCAGAGTTTATGATGCCTTGTTGGGCAATAACAATGCTATAATGTACAATTCGGATTTTTATAGGGCGTTGCTCCTTATGGGGGTTGCCTTGGCCATTCTCACCATTTTGTTGAACCTATGGTTGATTCCTAAATATGGTTTGGATGGTGCGGCCATAGCTAGTTTTATGGCTTTTTTTATTTACAATTCTATAAAATTGGGGTTCGTTAAATGGAAGTTTGGTATTCAACCCATAACAAAGGAGACTTTAAGGTTATATTTCTTCTGTTGGCATTATCGACCATTTTTTACTTTGTATCCTTTCCTTTCCACCCTGTGCTCAACATTGCCCTAA